The stretch of DNA TCATTTCGCCCGCAGCGGCCTTCACCGCACCACCGGAAACCGGTGCATCCAGCATATTCAGACTGAATTCGGCCAGGCCCTTCTCTATTTCCTTTGCGTCGGCAGCGGAAATCGTGGAAGACACCATGACTGGCGTACCGGCCTTCAGGTGCTGAGCCAGTCCGCTTTCACCAAACAGGATCTTTTTCACCTGTATAGCGTTAACCACCAGCAGCAGTACCGCATCCAGCTTATCGGCAAACGCCTGGGCACTGGTCGCCGTTTCTTTCGCACCCTGCTGCTTCAGCGACGCCAGCGCGGTTGGGTTAATATCGGCGCCGTACGTCGTCAGCCCCGCGCGAGTACAGGACTGCGCCGCGCCCATACCCATTGAGCCCAGCCCTACGATGCAAACGGAATAGTCTTTCTTCTGCATACCTGTCTCCAAGTTCAAATTGTAATGTTAAAATTAGTTAATCTTTGTTCTCTTGTGTTAATTATAGGGAATCGTAAAAACAATATCGCGATCGAATTCACAAATGTTAACATTTATCTTCGTTTCAACATTTGCATGAAAATCATAGTGATTTTATTTTTTCATTTATTTTTAATAAGTTATATCATCATTAAGATGCTTCACACTTCATGGCTCACTGTGATAACTTATAACAAAAATTAACGCCATATTGTTCACCCATAGCGAGAAGCATTGTGATACCCGTAGAACGACATCAACAGATATTGGAACTGGTTGCCGAGCGCGGCGTTGTCAGTATTGCCGAGCTGACGGAGCGCTTCGGCGTGTCCCATATGACTATTCGAAGGGATCTCCATAAGCTTGAGCAGCAGGGTACCGTTATTCCAGTATCAGGAGGCGTTCAGGCGCAGGAAAGGCTTATTAGCGAGCCTTCGCATATGGATAAAGAAACGATGTTCAGCCAGCAGAAGGCCAGCATTGGCCAGCTGGCTGCGGACATCATTCCCCCCGACAGTTGCATTTATCTGGACGCAGGTACCACTACGCTGGCGCTGGCCAGGAAAATTGGCGAGCGCAGCGATCTGACCGTCGTTACTAATGATTTCGTCATCGCCAGCTACCTGATTGAATTCGGCCTATGTGAACTTATTCACACCGGCGGCACTGTCTGTCGGGAAAACCGCTCCTGTGTAGGAGAAGCCGCCGCTCACGCCCTGCGTAATCTGCTTATCGATATCGCGTTTATCTCCGCATCATCATGGAGCATGCGCGGACTGTCGACCCCCAGTGAAAATAAGGTTTCGGTAAAAAGGGCTATCGTTGACGCCAGCCACCGCTGCATTCTCCTGAGTGACACCTCAAAGTACGGCAAAATAGCCACTTACATGGCGCTGCCCATCTCGGTATTCGATACCATCATTACTGATAGCGCTCTGCCGGAAGCGGCTAAAGAGGCCATTCGTCTGGCGGAAATCAAGCTGATGCTGGCTAACGCCGAGGCATAAAAAAGTCCCGGCGTTTACGTCAGAATTCGGCGCTGAAAAATTGCTGATTTTTCTAAAAACTGAAAAAGATGAAATAAGAGGAGCCGTTTGGCTCCTCTTATTTTTTGTCTGAAACACCTGTCATTCCACTAAGTTATGTTCGATGCAAAAGTACTCATCGTTTTACTTACCGCTCAGATAATCGATGGCATAAGGTTTTGTCAGGACGCAGTACCATAATCAGACAGATCGATAGTCACAATATTGATAATATAATTTGATAAAATTACCTCATTAAATGACCGGCCAAATCAAAAAAGGATTTTCTGTGAAAACTCGGTATTTATCAGGCTCTCTGATGTGGGTCTTATTAGTTGGAAGTGCATGGTCCGGAGAGCAAGTAACGACTGCGGAAAAAAAAGAAAGCTGTCTGGAAGTAAACGGGCAGTGGAGTGTGGAGAATCAGGCAACTTTGCGTGATGGCTGGTTACTGGAAATTGCTAATGCTAATCGCTGCAAGCGCACAGGTGAAATGACCAGTGCGATGGATGCCGCGATGCGTGCACTGTCCATTGCAAAATCAACTAAAGACTTTTCCACTGACGAGTTAGATACCAGTGCGCGGCTGGTTGCCCGGTTGTTACAGGAGCAGAACAATTTTTCCCAACTGAGCCAGTTTGCCAGTCAAATGGTAAAAGAAGAAGGAAGCAAGCTGTCTGAAAGCGATATCAAAGCGTGGAAGATGAGGGCTATTCATAGCGCCAGTTTGGCAAAAAATCCCGATATGGTGGCTAACCTTCAGCAGGCTCTTTTTTCTGATGCAAAACCGTATGGCAAACTCTGGTCTCTGGATCTGGCTCATAATCAACTTCATTACGACCTGGCATCACTCAATTTTCCTTTGGTTTCCGGCAACTGGGTACTGGCTGGATTTATTCCCGCCGCAGCTCGCGGAGAGGCTGCTGAAATCATTTATGTCACCGGGGATACGCCAGAAAAGTCGATCGAACTGACATTTAAGGTCACCTATAGTGAACCGGATATCATGATGTCATTAGATAAAACTGTGAAGATTTCCCCTGAGCAGGCCCACATCGATAAGTGGTTAAATCGTCTACCAGTAAGGCGCGATCTGCCTTTGCCACCAGGAAAATTGCCAGATTTTGATTTTACTCAGGCAAAATCGGCGAATTTTATGGAAACAAAAGAGGTTTATCAGTTAGGTATGAAGGAACTGATAACGCATGCCAACTGGGTAGTTGCGAAAGGTGACTGGGTTATTGAGGTACAAACCCATTTTAATCAACAAATGCAAAAAGAGAGCGGAGATGCTGTTGCCTCGCTGTTTTCTGCTATTACATGGCCAGTTGCACCAAATCTATATCAGACAAAAATGATGAGCTCTCAGCTTTTCAGCGTAGAGACAAAGTTTAATGACTATCGTGATTATTCTCAGGTAATGAAACTTGCTGACGATGCGCTGAAAGATGCAGTATTTCCACATGAACTGTCAGAGCTGTATGCCGCTATGGGAATGGCGCAATATCATCTGAATAATCGATCTGAGGCGAAAAAATTGCTGCATCAGGCAATAGTACTGGATGCATTCGGTGGTTCTTCACGCAATAGTCTATATAGTCAGGCAATACAATATATGGCCGATATCGCCTGGCATGAAGGACGTATTGCAGAGGGAGAGAAATTGAATCAACGCGTGCTCCTTGCCCGACCTTTGCCCGATAAATGGGCAATAAGCAGTGATGGTAAGGATGTTATAAGTCAGGAATACGATATCGTTTTACCTGTTCGATTAGATGATTATTATCTGGAGTCTGCACAAAAAGGTCGTTTGAACGGTGCATGGTTTGATTATCACAATATCAATACCCGACGTAAAATCACGCTTTATATACTGAAAGCTGCCGACTTCCCTGCTGAAGAACGGGAAAAAATGTTTAGCTATGTTTTTGCCGAAGAGGGAAGTGCAAGGCTGGATAATGCGACGCACTCAACGATTACCTATGCTGATACATCAAAGGTGAAAGAAGGAACGATATGGCGCTTTAATGCATTCCCCGAGTTTGATGAAACTGATGAAGTGGTTCTATCAACAGCAGTAAGCAATGATAATTTGATGGTTTTTTACACCCGAGTACATAAAGACAATCAGCAAGAAATGAAGGAAGTTGACACCTTTATGCGCAAGTTTATCTGGAAGACCCCATCAGAATTGCAGAAAAAGGGAAATAATAGATAGATACCTGAGAGCGGGAATGCCAGTAGAGATTAGCCATTAATATATTATTGGGAGTGTATGAGGTAATAAAAATAACACCATAGTTTTTCACC from Limnobaculum xujianqingii encodes:
- the ygbI gene encoding DNA-binding transcriptional repressor YgbI produces the protein MIPVERHQQILELVAERGVVSIAELTERFGVSHMTIRRDLHKLEQQGTVIPVSGGVQAQERLISEPSHMDKETMFSQQKASIGQLAADIIPPDSCIYLDAGTTTLALARKIGERSDLTVVTNDFVIASYLIEFGLCELIHTGGTVCRENRSCVGEAAAHALRNLLIDIAFISASSWSMRGLSTPSENKVSVKRAIVDASHRCILLSDTSKYGKIATYMALPISVFDTIITDSALPEAAKEAIRLAEIKLMLANAEA